A window of Halopseudomonas sabulinigri genomic DNA:
CTGCGCGCGCACTCCGGAAACCACTGATCCCAGCAGATACCCACGCCGATCTTGGCGTAACGGGTCTGCCAGACCTTGAAGCCGGTGTCACCGGGATTGAAGTAATACTTCTCGTGGTAACCGGGGCCATCCGGAATGTGGCTTTTGCGGTAGATACCCAGGTTGCTGCCGTCGGCATCAATGATGGCGATGCTGTTGTAGCGCGCACGTCCGGCCAGCTCGAAGAAGCTGATCGGTAGTACCACGCTCAACTCCTTGGCCAGCGCCTTGAAGTGCGCAATCGCCGGGTTGTCGACTACCTTGGTCGCCAGCTGCAGGTAGTCGGCATTCGGCTTCTGGCAGAAGTACGGTGTTTCAAACAGTTCCTGAATCAGGATGATCTGCGCACCCTGCGCAGCGGCTTCACGCACCAACTTCTCGGCCTGCGCAATATTGGCTTCACGATCCCACGAACAGCTCATCTGGGTTGCAGCTACGGTGACGGTACGCGGCATGACTGACTCCTGACAGGTAAAAGGCTTTTGACTTTATAGTCGATAAATATCGGCAAATCAACGTAAAACCAGCCTAAAAAAACAAAAATCCAGACCCAAGATCGAATTAAATCTGGATAAAGTCGTTATACGGCAATCAACGCCCGGCTCACCCGTCGACCTTGAGGGGATTTTGCCGATAAAAATCGGCCAGATGCTGATAAACCTCAGGCCAGGTGTGCCGCAGCAGCGCCGGACGCTCAAAGAAGGTCTCGGACAACACCGCGAAGAACTCGGCCGGCGCCTCCAACGCATAGGCATCAATCGGCAACGTCTCACCGGCAGCAGCGCGCCGTCCCAGGTCATCCCAGGCGGCGGTCATGTCACGCTTCCAATCGGCCGGGCTCATGCCGTGGTGCAGTGGCGGCGCACCATTGGCGCCGTCGTGACGCATATCCAACGTATGCGCCAGCTCGTGAATCACCACATTGTAGCCATCGCGCTGGCCGGAGAGCCTGACATCCGCCAGCGAAAGCACCACCGGCCCACGCAGCCAGGCTTCACCACTGAGATTGCGGCCACCCTCGTGTACCACGCCGGCTTCGTCCTGCCAGCTGTGCTCGGCGTGGAATGGGCCGTCATAGAGGATCAGCGTACGCCAGCGGTCGTACCAGTCGAGCCCCAACTCCAATACCGGCACCACGGCCATGCCGGCAATGCGCAGGCAAAGCTCGTCACTGGCTTCGGCATCGCCAGCGGCGTGCAGGTTCTTGCGCAGCAATAATCGCAGCGCCATGTCTTGTAACTTGGCGCGACGGACCCCGTTAAGACTCTGATAGACCGGCCAGTCGCCCAAGGCTTGTTGCCAGAGTTCAGGGCTGATCTCCAGCTCTGCCAATTGGCGGTCTTCGCGCCACTCGGCGAAACGGGTGAACAAACTCATTGCGGCTCCTGCTCGGCGGGTGTCAGTAGGGGTGGAAGATACAGCCCCAGGTAGGCCGTCATCATGCGCGTGGCTTCCTGGCAGATGGCCGGAGTCAGCTGGCCATGCTGCTGGTAGTCCACTGCCAGCAGCTTGTCCGCCGCCTGCATCGCCAGGGTAAAGATATCCACTTCACTCGGCAGCCCCGGTAACTGAAAGAAGCGTTCAAGACAGGCGCGAAAGCGTTGCCCAAGCTGGCGATCATGCAGGCGGTCAGCCTGACGCACGGCACTCAGCTCGTGGGCGCCCAGCAGCAGTTCACGTGCTGCCGCGTCGCTTTGGTAGTACTCCTGAAAACGCTGCTCCAGCTGCGCTACCAGCGCCATCCAGCTCGCCGGGGCAGGGGCAATGGGTTGCTGCAAGACGGCATCCAGCTCAGCAAATACCTGCTGCGCCAGCGCGGCCAGCACGTCGCCCGTCTGCGGGAAGAAGTGGTATACCGAGGACGGCGGGATACCTGCCTGCTCGGCTATCGCATAGATCGAAAGATCAGCCAGCCCCTGGCGGTTGAGCAACTCGCGGGTCGCCTGCAGGATGCGGTCGATCCGATCCTGACTGCTGGCGCGGCGTTTCGGGGCGGGGCGGCTCATGGCAAATCTCGTTCAGCGGCTATCCTGCAGACGATACCACAGCAGCGCCAGCGCCCGGATGGCAGTCTGCAGCGGCGCACCCGGCGGCACCGGCCAGTGCCGGGCGCGCGCCAACAGGTCAAACCCAGCTGCCTCGCCGAGCACCGTCTGCGCCATCAGTTTGCCGGCCATACCGGCCAGCGCCACGCCCTGCCCCGAATAGCCCTGCGCGTACAAGGTGCGCTTACCCAGCCGCCCAAACACCGGCGCCTTGCTCAGGGTCATCGCCACCTGCCCGCCCCAGAGATACTCGAAGTCCTCCTCGGCCAGCGCCGGAAAGACCTGGCTCATACGCTGGCGCATGGTGGTACGCAAGGCATCGGGCTGCGCATCGCGCGCGCTGGCGCGGCCGCCAAACAGCAGCCGACCATCGGCGCTGAGCCGGTAATAGTCGATCAGCGTGTTCATGTCACAGACTGCTGCCCGAGAGGGGATCAACTGGGACGCCAGTTCGCCGAGCGGCCGGGTCGCACCGATATAACTGCCTATCGGCATGAAGCCCTTGCGATACCACGGCAGCAATTTGCCCAGGTAGGCATTGCCGGCCAATAGCAAATGCTCCGCCTGCACGCTGCCCTGCGCGGTGCGGACTCGCACGCCCGCCCCCGCGTCAACGTAATCTTGCACCGCGGAGTGCTCGAATATCTGCGCGCCAGCCGCTTCGGCGGCCCGCGCCAGGCCCTGGGCGTACTTGAGCGGGTGTAGGTCGCCGCCGCCCCAGTCCATCACGCCAGCCTGGTAGTCGGCTCGCAGCAAGTGGTGCAGCGAGTCGCGCGAATGGTATTCCAGCTGGTCGTAACCCAGGCCTTGCAATTGCTGCTGCCATTGCTGCAACTCGGGTACATGGCGCGGTTTGTTGGCCACCAGCAAGATACCGGCCTTGAGATCACAGTCGATGGCGTGTTGCGCCACCCGGTTACGCAACAACGCGACCCCGTCCAGGGTGAGCTGCCACACCTTGCGCGCATCCTCGGCGCCCAGCTCGGCTACCGTGCGGCCATGATCGCAGGCCAGTCCGGGGTTGATCTGCCCGCCGTTGCGCCCGGAGCAGCCCCACCCTACCTGTTCCGCTTCCAGCACCACCACGCGCAGGCCGGCCTCGGCCAGTTCCAATACCGCAGAGAGACCGGTAAACCCGGCCCCCACCACGCACACATCGGCGCGCAGCTCGCCTTGCACGCTGGCGCGTTCCGGGGCGTTTGCCACGCTGGCGCGATACCAGGAATCATTCATCGATATGTTGCTCCTGCGCATAAACAAATCCCGCCGGGCGGCGGGATTGTCGTGGGCTCGCAGCACCGCGGTCACACGGTGTGCAGATACCACATATATTCCAGATCGGAGATGGTCTTCTCGAACTCTTCCATCTCGCTCTCTTTACAGAGCACGAAGACGTCGAGGTACTCCTCGCCGATGTACTCCTTCATCACCTCCGAGGTTTCCAGCGCGCGCAGGGCATCGCGCAAGTTGGTCGGCAGTGACGCCTCGTGCTGATCGTAAGCGTTGCCTTCGGTCATTTCCGGCGGCTCGATCTTGTTGCTGATACCGTAATGAATCGCTGACAACAAGGCCGCCATCAACAGGTAGGGGTTGGCATCCGCGCCCGCCAGGCGATGTTCAATGCGCATGGCTTCCGGCTCACCACCCGGCACCCGAACCGCGACGGTACGGTTGTCGATACCCCAGGTCGGCGCGCAGGGCACGAAGAAACTCGGACTGAAACGGCGATAGGAGTTCACGTTCGGGCACAGGAAGGCCATGTACTCGGGCAGGGTCTGCAGCAGACCGCCCACGGCCCAGCGCAACTCGTCGCTCAGGCTGCCATCGGCCTTGGGTGCGAAGATGTTGTGGCCCTGCTCGTCGGTCAGGCTGACGTGCACATGCATGCCGTTGCCGGCCTGATCGTAATAGGGCTTGGCCATGAAGGTGGTATCCATCTCATGGTCATAGGCGACGTTCTTTATCACCCGCTTGAGCAACACGTTGTAATCACAGGCGACCACCGGGTCGTCGACGTGATGCAGGTTGACCTCGAATTGCCCCGGGGCAGATTCGGCCACGATGGCGTCAGCGGGGATGCCCTGCTCGTGGGCAGCTTCGATGACGTCCTCAAGAAACTCGGCATATTCATCCAGGTCATCCATCGAATAGACCTGAACCGAATTCGGGCGCTTGCCGGACATGGGTGAGCGCGGTGGCTGCGGTCGGCCGGTCAGGTTCTCCTGGTCAATCAGGTAGAACTCCAGCTCGAAGGCAGAAACCGGGGTCAGCTTGAGGTCCTTGAAGCGTTCGACAATGCGTTGCAGAACATAACGGGGATCAGCGAAGAAGGGCGTCTTGCGGTCAAACTCGTACATGGTCATCAGCAGCTGACCGGTTGGCCGTTTCTGCCAGGGCTCTATATTGAGCGTGCCCGGAATCGGCAGACAGATCCGGTCGGCATCGCCGATCTCCAGACCCAGACCGGTTTCTTCTACTGTAGTGCCTTGAATATTCAGGGCGAAGACCGAGGCTGGCAGTGCGATGCCTTTTTCAAAGGCCTTGGGCAGTGCGGATCGGTCGATTCGCTTGCCGCGCACAATGCCGTTCATGTCGGCAATCAGCAGGTCAATAAAGTGTATTTCCGGATGCTCGGCCAGAAAGGCCTCCGCTTCCTGGACACTGGCGGGCTCTTTGGCTGTCGCAGCATCCGCTCCGGCTTGGGCTTGCATGGGTTGTCACCTGTCGTTTGTAAAATATATCAATCACGAAAGTCGCAAGGAGAGAGTTAATCCGAAAGGCTGCATGGAGTCAATAGAGCAGCAGCCGCACACTATAGGTGCATACTGCACCATTTAAGGCCGCCAGAGGCATTTTCGGCGCCCATCTCGGCGTGATTCGTTCTGTCGATCTGGCCTTTTGTGTTAAATATTTTTTATTGCTATTGTATGAAAAATCGAACAACAATGGCTTCGCGTAAGTTATTCACCACAGACCTTGGACCCCTCCGGCTATGTCCGTCGCACGCAAACCCGTAATTGGCATTTCCTGCTGCACCGATCAGATCGGCTTGCATCCTTTTAATATTGTTGGCGAAAAATACATCATGGGCGTGGTCGACGGGGCCGACGGGCTGCCGCTACTGATCCCTGCGCTCGGCGACCGCCTGGATACCGAGCAATTACTCGACCTGCTCGACGGCATTATGTTTACCGGATCGCCTTCCAACGTAGAGCCGCACCACTACCAGGGGCCGGCCAGCGCCGAGGGCACCAAACACGATCCCAAGCGCGATGCCACCACCCTGCCGCTGATTCGCGCCGCCATTGAGCGCGGCGTACCCGTGCTGGGCATCTGTCGGGGCTTCCAGGAAATGAACGTGGCTTTTGGCGGCAGCCTGCATCAGCGTCTGCATGAAGTGGGCGGTTTTATCGAACACCGCGAACAAAAAGACCAGCCCGTTGCCATTCAGTATGGCCTATCCCACGAGGTTCAGGTGGAACCGGGAGGATTGCTCTACGATATAGCAGGCTGCAGCGCGGCCCAGGTCAATTCCCTGCACACCCAGGGTGTTGACCGCTTGGCGCCGACGCTGCAGCCTGAAGCCAGAGCATCTGATGGGCTGATCGAGGCATTCTCGGTCCGCCAGGCACCCAATTTCGCCCTTGGCGTACAGTGGCATCCCGAATGGCAGGTCAAGGACAACACCTTTTACCTGTCGATTTTCCAGGCGTTTGGTGACGCCTGTAGAGCCCGTGCGTCGCGGCACTCCTGAGGCATTTATGAACAAGATTGAAGCGTGGCTGAAAGAACACAAGATTACCGAAGTGGAATGCATGGTCAGCGACCTGACCGGCATCGCCCGCGGCAAGATCGCGCCGACGATGAAATTCATCTCGGAGAAAGGCATGCGCCTGCCTGAAAGCATCCTGTTGCAATCGGTCACGGGCGACTATGTAGAAGACGACATCTATTACGACCTGCTCGACCCGGCCGATATCGACATGATCTGCAAGCCGGACGAGAACGCCATCTATCTGGTGCCATGGGCGCTGGAGCCCACCGCCCAGATCATCCACGAGTGCTTCGACAAGAAGGGCAACCCCATCGAGATGTCGCCACGCAACGTGCTCAGAACCGTGCTCAGGCTTTATGAAGCCAAGGGCTGGCAGCCGATAGTTGCGCCAGAGATGGAGTTTTATCTGACCAAGCGCAACGAAGACCCGGATTTGCCGCTGCAAGCCCCGGTAGGCCGCTCCGGGCGTCAGGAGACCGGCCGCCAGTCGTTCTCGATTGATGCCGCCAACGAATTTGACCCACTGTTCGAGGATATGTACGACTGGTGCGAGGCTCAGGGCCTAGATCTGGATACCCTGATTCACGAAGAGGGCACCGCGCAGATGGAAATCAACTTCCGTCACGGCGACCCGTTGCACCTGGCTGACCAGATTCTGGTGTTCAAGCGCACCATGCGCGAGGCCGCGCTCAAGCACGACATTACCGCCACCTTTATGGCCAAGCCGATCACCAATGAGCCAGGCAGCGCCATGCACCTGCACCAGAGCATCGTTGATCGCAAGACCGGCAATAACATCTTCTCCAATGAAGACGGCAGCATGAGCGAGCTGTTCCTTCATCACATCGGCGGCCTGCAGCGCTACATTCCAGAGGTGCTGCCGCTGTTTGCCCCCAACGTGAACTCCTTCCGCCGCTTCCTGCCCGATACCTCGGCACCGGTGAACGTGGAATGGGGCGAAGAGAACCGCACCGCCGGTCTGCGGGTACCAGACTCCACGCCGCAGAACCGCCGGGTAGAAAACCGCCTGCCGGGTGCCGACGCCAACCCTTACATCGCCATCGCCGCCAGCCTGCTGTGCGGCTACCTGGGCATGGTCGGCAAGATGTCGCCCTCGGCGCCGGTCAAGGGCCGCGCCTACGAGCGCCGCAACCTGCGCCTGCCCTTTACCCTGGAGGCCGCACTGGAGCGCATGGAGCAGTGCAAGGATGTGGAAGAGGTGCTCGGCAGCAAGTTCTGCCGCGGCTACGTGGCCGTCAAACGCGCCGAACACGAGAACTACAAACGGGTAATCAGCTCCTGGGAACGTGAGTTCCTGCTGCTGAGCGTATAACCCACACCAAGGTATAGCGCCCGACCAGCGCACACTGGCCGGGCGCGCGGAGATCAGGAGTACCGTATGACCAGTCACAGCAAACTCAACACCGCCGAACTTCAGGCCATGGATGCAGCGCACTACCTGCATCCGTTCACCGACCACAAGGAGCTGGGTGCGCGTGGCACGCGCATCATCGAACGCGCCGAGGGCGTGTACCTGTGGGACAGCGAAGGCAACAAGGTGCTCGACGGCATGGCTGGCCTGTGGTGCGTCAACGTTGGCTATGGTCGCAAGGAACTGGCCGAGGCCGCCTACCAGCAAATGCTGCAGCTGCCGTACTACAACAGTTTCTTCCAGTGCGCCAACCCGCCAGCGGTACAGTTGGCCAAAGCCATTGCCGATGTTGCCCCCGCGCACATGAACCATGTGTTCTTTACCGGCTCCGGCTCCGAGTCCAACGATACGGTGCTGCGCATGGTGCGCCGGTACTGGGACCTCAAGGGCAAAAGCGGTAAGAAAACCATCATCAGCCGCATCAACGGCTACCACGGCTCTACCGTGGCCGGCGCCAGCCTTGGCGGCATGTCGGTGATGCACGAGCAGGGCGATCTGCCGATCCCTGGCATAGTGCATATTCCGCAGCCCTACTGGTATGGCGAGGGCGGCGACATGACGCCTGACGAGTTCGGCGTCTGGGCGGCGCAACAGCTGGAAGCCAAGATTCAGGAGCTGGGCGAAGATCAGGTGGCCGCCTTTATTGCCGAGCCGATTCAGGGCGCCGGCGGCGTCATCATCCCACCAGACACCTATTGGCCCGAGATCAAGCGCATTCTGGCCAAGTACGACATTCTGCTGGTGATCGATGAGGTGATCTGCGGTTTTGGCCGTACCGGCGAATGGTTCGGCAGCCAGCATTACGATCTAAAGCCCGACTTCATGCCGATTGCCAAGGGCATGA
This region includes:
- the aguB gene encoding N-carbamoylputrescine amidase; this translates as MPRTVTVAATQMSCSWDREANIAQAEKLVREAAAQGAQIILIQELFETPYFCQKPNADYLQLATKVVDNPAIAHFKALAKELSVVLPISFFELAGRARYNSIAIIDADGSNLGIYRKSHIPDGPGYHEKYYFNPGDTGFKVWQTRYAKIGVGICWDQWFPECARSMALMGAEVLFYPTAIGSEPHDATISSRDHWQRVQQGHAGANLMPLVASNRIGKEEQGDYDITFYGSSFIANQFGEKVQELNETETGVLVQEFDLDALEHIRSAWGVFRDRRPNLYGPIKTLDGSQEY
- a CDS encoding aspartate aminotransferase family protein, with the translated sequence MTSHSKLNTAELQAMDAAHYLHPFTDHKELGARGTRIIERAEGVYLWDSEGNKVLDGMAGLWCVNVGYGRKELAEAAYQQMLQLPYYNSFFQCANPPAVQLAKAIADVAPAHMNHVFFTGSGSESNDTVLRMVRRYWDLKGKSGKKTIISRINGYHGSTVAGASLGGMSVMHEQGDLPIPGIVHIPQPYWYGEGGDMTPDEFGVWAAQQLEAKIQELGEDQVAAFIAEPIQGAGGVIIPPDTYWPEIKRILAKYDILLVIDEVICGFGRTGEWFGSQHYDLKPDFMPIAKGMTSGYLPMGGVIVSDRVAATLIEHGGEFFHGYTYSGHPAAAAVGLENLRIMRDEKLIEYVKQEAAPYLQEKIAELAEHRLVGEVRGVGLLGAIELVKDKATRERFPDKGAAGTLCRDLCVSNGLVMRAVGDTMIMSPPLVISKTEIDEMVGKIWTVLDQAAEQLGV
- a CDS encoding NAD(P)/FAD-dependent oxidoreductase, whose protein sequence is MNDSWYRASVANAPERASVQGELRADVCVVGAGFTGLSAVLELAEAGLRVVVLEAEQVGWGCSGRNGGQINPGLACDHGRTVAELGAEDARKVWQLTLDGVALLRNRVAQHAIDCDLKAGILLVANKPRHVPELQQWQQQLQGLGYDQLEYHSRDSLHHLLRADYQAGVMDWGGGDLHPLKYAQGLARAAEAAGAQIFEHSAVQDYVDAGAGVRVRTAQGSVQAEHLLLAGNAYLGKLLPWYRKGFMPIGSYIGATRPLGELASQLIPSRAAVCDMNTLIDYYRLSADGRLLFGGRASARDAQPDALRTTMRQRMSQVFPALAEEDFEYLWGGQVAMTLSKAPVFGRLGKRTLYAQGYSGQGVALAGMAGKLMAQTVLGEAAGFDLLARARHWPVPPGAPLQTAIRALALLWYRLQDSR
- a CDS encoding glutamine synthetase family protein, with protein sequence MQAQAGADAATAKEPASVQEAEAFLAEHPEIHFIDLLIADMNGIVRGKRIDRSALPKAFEKGIALPASVFALNIQGTTVEETGLGLEIGDADRICLPIPGTLNIEPWQKRPTGQLLMTMYEFDRKTPFFADPRYVLQRIVERFKDLKLTPVSAFELEFYLIDQENLTGRPQPPRSPMSGKRPNSVQVYSMDDLDEYAEFLEDVIEAAHEQGIPADAIVAESAPGQFEVNLHHVDDPVVACDYNVLLKRVIKNVAYDHEMDTTFMAKPYYDQAGNGMHVHVSLTDEQGHNIFAPKADGSLSDELRWAVGGLLQTLPEYMAFLCPNVNSYRRFSPSFFVPCAPTWGIDNRTVAVRVPGGEPEAMRIEHRLAGADANPYLLMAALLSAIHYGISNKIEPPEMTEGNAYDQHEASLPTNLRDALRALETSEVMKEYIGEEYLDVFVLCKESEMEEFEKTISDLEYMWYLHTV
- a CDS encoding M90 family metallopeptidase, whose product is MSLFTRFAEWREDRQLAELEISPELWQQALGDWPVYQSLNGVRRAKLQDMALRLLLRKNLHAAGDAEASDELCLRIAGMAVVPVLELGLDWYDRWRTLILYDGPFHAEHSWQDEAGVVHEGGRNLSGEAWLRGPVVLSLADVRLSGQRDGYNVVIHELAHTLDMRHDGANGAPPLHHGMSPADWKRDMTAAWDDLGRRAAAGETLPIDAYALEAPAEFFAVLSETFFERPALLRHTWPEVYQHLADFYRQNPLKVDG
- a CDS encoding glutamine synthetase family protein codes for the protein MNKIEAWLKEHKITEVECMVSDLTGIARGKIAPTMKFISEKGMRLPESILLQSVTGDYVEDDIYYDLLDPADIDMICKPDENAIYLVPWALEPTAQIIHECFDKKGNPIEMSPRNVLRTVLRLYEAKGWQPIVAPEMEFYLTKRNEDPDLPLQAPVGRSGRQETGRQSFSIDAANEFDPLFEDMYDWCEAQGLDLDTLIHEEGTAQMEINFRHGDPLHLADQILVFKRTMREAALKHDITATFMAKPITNEPGSAMHLHQSIVDRKTGNNIFSNEDGSMSELFLHHIGGLQRYIPEVLPLFAPNVNSFRRFLPDTSAPVNVEWGEENRTAGLRVPDSTPQNRRVENRLPGADANPYIAIAASLLCGYLGMVGKMSPSAPVKGRAYERRNLRLPFTLEAALERMEQCKDVEEVLGSKFCRGYVAVKRAEHENYKRVISSWEREFLLLSV
- a CDS encoding gamma-glutamyl-gamma-aminobutyrate hydrolase family protein, whose product is MSVARKPVIGISCCTDQIGLHPFNIVGEKYIMGVVDGADGLPLLIPALGDRLDTEQLLDLLDGIMFTGSPSNVEPHHYQGPASAEGTKHDPKRDATTLPLIRAAIERGVPVLGICRGFQEMNVAFGGSLHQRLHEVGGFIEHREQKDQPVAIQYGLSHEVQVEPGGLLYDIAGCSAAQVNSLHTQGVDRLAPTLQPEARASDGLIEAFSVRQAPNFALGVQWHPEWQVKDNTFYLSIFQAFGDACRARASRHS
- a CDS encoding TetR/AcrR family transcriptional regulator, whose product is MSRPAPKRRASSQDRIDRILQATRELLNRQGLADLSIYAIAEQAGIPPSSVYHFFPQTGDVLAALAQQVFAELDAVLQQPIAPAPASWMALVAQLEQRFQEYYQSDAAARELLLGAHELSAVRQADRLHDRQLGQRFRACLERFFQLPGLPSEVDIFTLAMQAADKLLAVDYQQHGQLTPAICQEATRMMTAYLGLYLPPLLTPAEQEPQ